The nucleotide window TTTGTTGGGCCCGGGGAGGCAGTAAAGCTTTGCACGCTCAGAATGTCCACTGATGAGCCACATGAACTTGGCAAGCCACGTGACCTCTCAGAACCTGCGTTATTTCATGGTACTTATCTCATGGGATATAGtaagttgaaaaagaaagaaagaagaaaacgaGACAGGTATTTGCCTACAGAAGCTGTCCTGGCATTCAGAGCTAGGGCATGTTTTTCCTCTGTtagacgggagagagagagagagagagagagagagagagagagagagagagagagagtctctcgagaggaagagagagaggggaacgaGGGagagccccctccctgctctcgctctctcctccccctcgctctccctctgtctctctccctctcacttgaGAGCTGCCTCACAGAATACCAGCTGCCGGCAGGgttcctctgagatcaggatgcAGTGAGACAAAATAAGGTCACTTCACAATGTTAAGCACACGCGAAAGCAAAGTCACCGTGTCACCCACACAATACCAAACACCACCCCTCTCAGCCACCACAATTAACTGTAGCTTCATCCTTCTTCTAGGCTACCCTCCCCATGAGTAGATTTATTGAGATGTCGAATCATAACATTACCTCCACTTTCTGACAACATCCAGTTTAGACTGAACTCCTGCTTCTTCAGACTCTTCCCCAAATCACCCAACCAAAGTACGGATCCCATAATAACATCCTTTGCTGAGACCCCCCCGTGCTTTCCTATGGTGTGTGTTTTCCCTTGCTGTGACAAGTAATAAAACCAACTTGTTTTGTGACAGGTATTCTGGGGGTCTTTGGCTGAGGGACACTGACATGAATACATGGGATTATGTGTGCAATGTGTTTGGCACCCACTTGGCACAAATGAGCATTAAGTACATGTCTCCTGTTAGTAATAGTGTGACAATACTGACTTCAGCCTATTAATCTCTCAAACATACGCAATCCTCTCAAAGATGCCTGAAAAATTTCTTTGCTATGAATccattttgcatatatatgtgtatatacatgtatatatatatatatatatatatatatatatatatatatatatatggaggggGCACTTTAGAAATCATCTAGTGGCTTTCATTTGGTGGCTTTCAAACTCCAGTGAGCATAAGAATCACCTGTGCTTGTTAAAACTGCAAATTGTCAGGTCCTCTCCTCTCCTGAGATTTTGCATGATTAGATGTGGAAAAGACtccaggaatctgtatttctaacCCACACCAGATCATTCTTgcatcaaactttaaaaaatactactctggtttactctttttttttttttgtaaagaaaacatgttttagcCACCTCCAGCTAATGTTTTATTAACACTTACGCATCATTTTCCTTAAACACGTAGGCAGAAGAGCTCTCTGCTTTGTTCTACGAAGTTTTATATGCACATAAAAAGAGAACCAAACAGAAATACCAGTATGATATAGCTGACTAGATAAAGCTGACTAGGCAGGAAAAGAGGTGAAAGGGTCAGAAAATGCATAGTACTAAACTTCAGTCTTGTTTTTtcagatctttctctttctctctggggcccctgtcttcccttcctttacCCACTCCTCCAACACCCCCCTAACACCATCACTGCAGTTGCCTTTCTTGGACTCTCACAATATCTCAACTAGACTCCGCAGTCTCCTGACTCTGTCCAGCCTTGCCTTCTTCCAAACTACATTCTGTCAGGATGCCAGGGTGATCAGAAGCAAAACacataggagtgcctgggtggctcagttggttgagcatctgactcttgatttcagctcaggtcatgatctcagagtcatgggatcaagttttgagttgggctccatgctgagtgtggagcttgcttgggattctctgtctctgtctctgtcaccctctcccctgcttgtgctctcttcctctctaaaataaaaaaattttttttttaaataagataaagtaaaaagaagcaaaatgcatCAAGTCATGTTCTTGGTGTGGaccaaatgtttgtgtcccctccaaattcattatgttgaaaccctaatccccagtgtgatgatgTCTGGAGATGGGGCCTTGGGAGATAACTAGGTCATGAGGATGAAGATATCATGTTagaattagtgtccttataagaagagccAGGAAAGAGCTTGCTTCCTCTCCTTGGACAAGGAAGCTGGCCCTCACTGGACACTAGATCTATTGGCATTCTGACCTTAGACTccccagtctccagaactatgagaaagaaatgtttgcttaaGTCATCCAGTCCatggcatttttttattttaaaatattttttagagagagagagcgcacacaagcaggggagaagagcaggttggggggagagagagaatctcaagcaggctccacactcagcacggggCCTGACCTGGAGGTCAatcccacatccctgggatcatgacctgagccagaatcaagtaCCAGTTCCTTAGCATGGCTTACCTGACCCgagatcctctgtctgtctggaTCTCTGAATCACTTGTAGTTTCCCAAATGCACAatgttattttcacatttctcatTTACCCCctagttttactgagatataattgaaatattacattatataagtttaatgtgtacaacatattgatttgatacatttgtaTATTACAAGATGCTTACCACcatagtgttagctaacacctgTGTCACATcccataattaattttttttgtggtgagaacatttcagatctactctcttagcaactctcAAGTTTATAATACGGTATTATaaactataatcactatgctgtacattagatatccagaacttattcatctcaCAGCTGGAAGTTTGTCCTatatacttcttttgttttttaatgtagcGATCCTTCCCACTGAGACACCAGTTCTACGTTTTTCACCCAGAGAAATCTTacccctttttttaaaggttcaacTCAGGTATCAATTCCTCTATGAAGATTTTCTTGAACCTTTCCTAATCTTTCAGGCTGAATTCAGTGCTGCCTACTTGGTTCTACCAAGCATCTTGCTCATACCACTGTGATGGTGATGATCGCTTATCTAATTATGTTGTTTAGACATCAGTTCCTCGAAATAACTGAGGAGAGCTCATTTCTGGACTATTCcacctttatttttgtattctcactGATCGGCAAAACAGACAGGCACATAAAGGCAACTCATTAAATGCCTGGAGGATATGAATGTTATTCCCTAGTCTGAAACCCATTGTTAGATAGTCCATGAGACCTATTTTGAATGCTCAGCACAACAGGCATATGGGCTCCCATCAGAGTTCAGTATTTGCAACTTTCAATGTGTAGGATGACACAAGCACTCTGCATTTGATCTATTTAATGGGCCTTTATAACAGGGGAGATGagtaagcaaaagagagaaaacaggaatgTTGTGTTGTCCCCTAAACCCTCTGTTCCTTGGTCATTCTGTCTAATTTTTGTGTTTCCTGAGATACCAAATTAATGTCACAACAGCAGTGGCCAATTCCAGAGTATTGCTAGTGTCCGAGGTCCAGCCAGCAGTTGATCTTAAGCCCACCCTCCTGCTTCCTGATAATTCGTGTAGCATTTGTATCACATACAGGCTTGGTTAAATGAGAAAAGGTCAACTGGTTGGCAGCTACATAGACCAAACTATCCCAAAcaaggaggctgggagagagacaaagcatcaCCATCACAGCCCCAGCCTCTGGTTCTCTTTCTCAGCTTGTATTTGAGGACTGTTCAATAAATGACAAGAAGACAGGGGGCAACCAATGACCCACCTCTGCTTAACTCCTATGGCATTCCATTTGGATCAAGTTGGCTTTCGTGTTAAACATAATACATTTCTTCTTGCTCGGGTGGTTGTGATTGTCACTTTAGCTTTAATAAACCCACAAAGAAGAACCCCTAAAGTCTGGAGGAGAAGGAACAGGACAAAACTAACATCAGGACCTAACCCTGTGTCAGCGAGGAAGGATCATTGGAGAGAGAACCCACAAGGAGGAGCACTCTTTGAGGGTATCCATCAGTATGGCAGTTCTTGGCACTTCTTTATGGAATGACCTCAGTTGCTTTGCTTGGTGGGTCTTCTATAAGGTTAGATTGGCCAGAAGATGCTATAGAttcaaagggagagaaaagaggaaaaggaataaaaagatttAGATTCTGGTGCTTACTTTGGCAGCATGCATACTAAAATTGGACCAATatagagaagattagcatggtcCTGCACAAGGATGATGTGAAAATTCTTGAAgcattctataaaaaaaaaaagatctaaaaccTGGGCTTATTACAAACTAGGACCTATGTGAAAATACTGGTGTGTATAGGGTATATAGGCTGACACTGCGGTTATCTTGAATTGTGTTTTCATCATCCTGGGGAAAAGGTAAGTGGGATCCTGTAGGGTATCCCCTCTTGCATTCCActcttggagcctgctttcatCTCAGACCCTTTCACCTCTCTGAGGCTCCAGTGTGCACTttcaagagaggagagagaggaggaagcatAAGTGAGGGACTAGTTTGAGCGTTATCCCTCTCCCGCCACCATTACTCCCctctgttggctttttttttttagtgctggGATTAGAGGGAGGATACCGTTCTCTTTGCCTGTTCCCCAGGGATGGAAATATAATTTTCACGAAGAAAAGCTTGATCAGTGACGTCCAGGGGCTCTAATTTTACATGCTTTCAGTTCAGGTATTTCAGGATAATTTCCATGTCTGCAGTCTGTGGTTTTATGTTTACCAAGCAAATAATGTGAAATCCAGCACTCCAAGAAGCTTTTGGCTTTCTAATTTATGCCTGATGTTATTATTACTGACAAACAGAATTCTGGCTGATGTTTCCAGTAAGCTAATACTATCGTTGGGAGTTTAAAGGTTGAAGAACTGAGAGTTAGGAATAATTGATACCAAATAATTCAAGAATCTGACTATTTTCCAGGGAAAGAACTTTTATAAATTGCCTAACCTTGTGCCCCAGTTTGCCTGGAATACTCCTGGTTCATGCCTCTTGCCCCAGTGTAATCCTTAATAGAATACcctttcattctcaaaaatgaCTCAGGTTAAGCAACAAATTAGATGCTTGCTCTGTTCATAGATATGGAGATATGGAGCCCTTGAGGGCATAGGATGGAAGGAAGCTATAAAGAATGAACAGCCATGTGGGTACAGCTCTGAATAGAGGAGAGAGGaacaagaatgagaaagaagaccAGGCCATCCGGTAGCAGGTTGGAACTTGCAGACTGTTTAGAGCAAGGTCATCTAATCTTAAATTTGTATTGTTGTGCTGCTGTGATCTAAACATGTATCTCTCCTCCCACAACCTGTATAATAAAGCTGTCTGCACCCATGAAGGCTTTATATGAGAGATAGTTCAGGAACTCAAGGGAAAGAAACTGTCTCCCATCTGAGTCAGTGAGATGCATGGGGCTGGTCACGTGGGGGAGAACAAAATGGTCCACCCAATGACAAGGCAGGAGTTCAGAGTGGAGGGTTACTGGGAAAAGCATAAACAACCCATTCCCTTTCCAGAATTCCAAGAGACTTTGAGGATATATGTGTTGGAGAAAGTGGGTACACAAGTATCCCACTCTACGTGAGATGACACTTCAGCCATTTCATTAGAATCTCAAAGAATGGGGCACTTTAGCTGAATTTTGACCTGAAGCCATCAATTTCATTGTGCAACTTTGTAAGAAAGATCCAAGAGCCGTATTTAATTACTGCAGGATGATACTAAGGATGTTGTTTGCTCAGTACTCTCTTTACTAGGACCCCCTTGAAAACTTTCTTTTAGGTTTTGATACTGGGAACAGTTAGGTTAGCCTTGAGTAATTAATTGATTTGTGTTATGGACTCTGTTAGTCATGGAACTTATCttgtttctcctctctgtcttggCTGCTGGATTCAAATCTGGCTTTATCTACGGCCAACATAGTGCAGTAGATAACAACATGCACCTTGGGCTTGAACCTCACCCCTGGAAAATAAACATACCAAAAGGAAATATACATGCCATCAAACAAACTTCTCCAGGAAGTTTCAATTCCTTGTTTTCCATTTAGTATCATTTTCCATGTATAGTCATAATTCTTTACTTCCTATTAAAATGATACGGGGCTGAGTTCCCCCATGTGTATGTGATTTTGGTAGAAATCCTGAAATTCTTCTATAAAGCATATACAGCAAAGAGACAGTGAATTCTGTTTGGACTGAAAACCTCAGGGAGGAATGAAGTACTGAACATGGAATTGGCTGCTGTTAGAAGGATAAGGCACGTAACAGGTGAGGGTGGCcggtttgttcgtttgtttttgaAGCTAAAGTAAGGGTCTAGATGCTGAGAACAACTTTCCTCATTAGCTAAGGCTTGGACTATATATAAAAGATGGCGGGGATAACCTAGAAGGATAACTTGGGGTGTTACAGTAACTATTTATTTATCATTGTAGCTGCAAAATTATCCTTCTAAGACTAAGCATAAATGGCTTTTGCCCAGTCGAATCGAACCTTGAGCCTACATGGGctagtttttaaaagaaggctGGTGATGATATCCTTTACTCCTCTTATAGTTTCCCATCATGAAAACATCTGTCATTATGTTTGGCGAAGTGCCATTATTGCTTAGGAAGTCttaacagattaaaagaaaagcagGACTCCATAGTGCGAGAAACACaagctaaatattttattggattCTAAAGGAGAAGAGCGGAGAATGTAAGTACTTTAGTAAAAATCCATTACTCGTCTGAAAGAACCAACTTTGGCATTCATGGCTCCCCAGTCAAGGTATCTCCTATACTCCCCGGGCCTCAGCAGGTACTGCCTTCCCCTGTAGCTGGGCATCTCATAAAGGACCCAGCAGCCATCCAGCACATTGACAGAGTGGATTTCATTGAGATGGAAGCGGTCCTGAAGGGAGAGACAATCATCTGTGATCTCTGACATTTGTCCCCTGAAGTCCTCTCGCTCGTAGATCCTCATTCTAAAAGTGCCGGTGTGCTGGGgtggcagaaaagaaaaagtaaatgaacacaAGTGGAGAGAAATGAAAGTGTTCTAGCTCCTGCACCTCCCTGGCCACACCTACCCAGAACTTGTTGGAGTCCAGGTTTGCTTCCAGAACAATCACGTTGCAGTGTTAAAGAGCcttgcccgccccccaccccatcacctaCCCAGGCATCTAGTGATTTATGGGTAATATGAGGAACAGAACTCAGCCACCCTTCACTGCCATCCACATCTCTGTCCCTAGCAACAAGATTTGTCCAAAATAAAATTGATCATGTTAGTGCTTGTTGTTAGAGAAGGTCCTTCTCAAAGGTGAAAAGTGTAAGTCATTGGAAAGAAAAGTCCCATTCGATACATTACTTTTGTTAAAGAGGAATCAACATTTAGCTATTTTTGTACATTATGGAACACAGGATTATTAATCTCTTGTAAAAAATAAGatgacacattttctttatctctgtgttcAATATCAACTTATCTGGTGTTTAAACTTCCTTTCTGGTCTCTTCCCTTCCCGTCTTTATTTCCCTCAGCAACAAGAACCATGTCCATTAAGCTCTGTTTGGATGACACTATTACCCGTGCCTCTCACACTCCAACACATTCCTctaagaactgtgaaatcactcTCTAAGAAATATTGAACTCAAACTTTGATTTTGGATTTGGCCTTTCCTTTAATTTATACCTCTAAGTAAACTAATAGGTAGCGACCATGGtatcagaataaaaaatagagGACAGGAAGATAATTAAATAGGAAAGTGAGCCAAAGCAAGCAAACATATATTTATCAGGTAAGCAGACccggagcccctgggtggctcattgggttaagcgtcgggctcttgatttcagctcaggccatgatctcatggtttgtgggtttgagccctacatcgggctctgtgttgacatgtggagcctgtttgggattgattctctctctcttcctctctctgttcttcccccgcttgtgttctctctctctatctcaaaataaataaatgaacttaaaaaaaattaagccgaCCCAGATTGTATCTATCTGAGTTTTGATATATTATTTCTGAGTTGATACAGTTTAGAATGATGACATTAAGttatatcttggggcgcctgggtggctcagtcggttagccatccaactttggctcaggtcatgatctcacagtcatgagttcaagccccatgtcgggttctgtgctgacagctcagagcctagagcctgctttggattctgtgtctccctctctctctgcccctcccccacccattctctctctctctctctctctctctctctctctctctctcaaaaataaacattaaaaaaaaaagaggttatatCTTACACAGATGGCaacttgttttctatttgtcctgCTTTTTCCTAATTAGACTttggccttttaattttttattccacttaaaatataaaaatctgggACCATGTGAGTAAAAAAGCACACACCATAGGGTTCATGAAGACCGACTTCCCATCTGAGACAGCCTTTCAGAACAGACCACATGCGGTAGCCTCACTCCCACCTTCTGCTGTGTAGTTGGAATGATTTGGTTGAAGAATGGTATTTGTTCATGGCTTTCACTTCCAAAGCGaccagagacaaagacagagccaCACTCACCTGGGGGATGAGGCGGCAGGAGCGGACCGAGTCGCTGAGGCCCATCCACTGCTGGTAGTCCGGGTAGTCCCCGCGCCGCAGAAAGTACTGGTGGCCCTGGTAGTTGGGGCGCTCGTAGAGCATCCAGCAGCCGCTGTCCACGCGGATGGAGTTGCAGCGGCTGAAATAGGGCTGCAGGTTGGGGCAGTCGCTGCTGCACTCGTAGCAGCGGCCCTGGAAGCCCCGGTCCTCGTAGAAGGTGATCTGCAAAATGGAAGGTGCGGGAGCGTGAGGCCATGTGCCCCCGCTGAGGATGCTGCGCCAGGGCAAACCCCCGGCATCAGGGACCCAGCACTTACCTTTCCCATTTTGGAGAGAGTGGTCAGGAGGTGTTCGCTGGGTGCTGTGTGGGCCGAGGGGGAGTGCCGCTGTATATATAGCAGCCCTGACTGCTGCCTCCGCAGGAAATCACACAAAAGGGGCCCATTTCGGTGAGTAAGGGGATTTGCAAGctccccgctccccctccccctggtcATTGGGGTTAGCTGAATGgttctctcattctttctggtAGGTTCGGGTTGTTCTCATTCACTAAAGCTGTTGTTGCCACCAAAATGAAAAGAGTCTTTACTCTTTTAGTTGAGCAAAAGGATGAGCGAAATTCTATCCCCCGTGCTTTGATTTTGTCGCCTAATCTGCTTCATTGACTCCTCAAAGGTAATTAAACTAAGTAATGTATTCTGCTCGGGGactggtgttatttttttaaaacgtattaaaaagcagaatttaaatAATGAGGAATCTTAAGGAAGAGGAAACCAAGTGAAGCAATCTGTGAAAGTGCTTTAAAAAGCACAAAGCTTAGTTCGGGTTCAAGACTCTGTGGTCATCATTGTTTGTATTTTGGGGTCTATCTGGAGTAAAATCGATACTTGACTGGAAATTCATAGGTTCTTGGGGGCTGGGAATTCTCTCTTGTTTCTTTGTGCCCCGGGCCCTAGAGCAGAGGGTTGGCACATAGTGGGCCCTCAATACCTGGCTTTGACCTGAGAGAAAGCAGATAGTTATGACTTTCCTTCACTTGCCAAGGACTCCCCGAGAGCCTAAATCCTTCCTTCTGCCGGTGGCTGCCCCGAGTACTGCTGTTCTTTGGCATTGTATTCCCTACCTCCTTCAATGTCCTAATCTTGGTATCCTTGCCCTCCTTCAACGTCTTAagatctttcttctctctcccccatcacGGACGCTTGCTCACTTGGTAAGGGTGGTTTGAGCTACTGTAAGGAGTAATGTAGAAGCTCTCAAAATACCAACGACCTACTTCCTCAGACTTTTGAGATGTGGATGGCACCCAAGCCATATGGCAGCCTTTGGATCATATGGATCTCACAGTGTGGTATGGGACCCCTGAGGCCCCTGGGACACTTTCAGGAAGTTCAGAAGGTCAAAACAGTTTTCCCAACAATACCAAGATGTTATTGACCTTTTTTCACCCAGTGGAGTTTATGTCCAGAGGCTATATGACTTGAAgagatttgtaaaaatgtctaaTAATGCCAATcctttcattaaatgtttttgttttggaaaatacggttattagtcataaaaatgtgttatttatgttGACATGTAATAGGTTTACCCTCTAAGGCCTTGCGTCAGAGGCCTACACTCAGGCCCTGTCAGTCGTATGGTCGCCCTGTCAGTTCCAATGGTCAGCTTCCAATGTTCGAGCGTCAGGGACCTGGACTGGGGGTGGGTACGGGGTGAGTGGTGCTGTCAGGACCTACACCCTCGCAAGTGACACTAACTGTGACCACCTACCCTGCCTATCCCGTGCCTTGCATCCACACTGCTTCCTCTAAAGCTGTTTTTCTTCCCAGTGCTTACAAACACCATGAAATTGTTGAATAGACACCATTTATGGAGAACGCATTCAGGGACCAACGCCTACACTCCTCCATCTGCACGCACTTCTGCAGTTTCTGTGGCTGTTTGTGTAGTCTCGGTTTCCCGACTTATAAAATAGGAATGGtgatgaaaatcaaatgagataatggattTGAAAGTACATGGCACATTGTAAAGCAATAccagtggtaaaaaaaaaatatcatatcattcacattttaataaatgctaaAGATGATAACGTTGatagagctcagagcctggagcctgcttcggattctgtgtctccctctctctctttgcccctcccctactctctctctctctcaaaagtaaaataaaaacattaaaaaatgttataaataaagaaataagtttcTGCTTCCGGGCTTCGATGTCATGGTGTCTACACTTCTGCTTATTGTATACAGACTAAATGCGATCCGTTGATAATTGCATATATTGGAACGCTTGATCTAATTTAGCAAAGGTCTTCTGTTTGGTAACTTTGATTTCACAGTCAAATGACGACTACCATTTGGAGGTGGTCTTGAAGCAAGGCACCGAGAAAAGGAATAACATAGGCGAGGGCTGTGGGGTCAGAGCAGAGAGATTCCTTGAAGTCCATCCACTGCTGGTGTCAGACGCCCCGGCACGGAGCGTCCAGCTCTTGCTGTCCACCTGCACACACCCTGTGGCTGTGGATTAACAGGTCTGCAGGTCGGAGTGGTCGTTGCTGCACTCAGAAGAGGTAACTTGCGATGGAACGTGCAGTAGGGGAAATCCCCCCAAGAACACGTTGCCGTGAGGTCGTTGACAAACCCCCGTTCTACACCCAGCCCACTGTGGTTGATGGACTGAGAATACAGAAGCCAGGGTCGTCATCAGCCATAGCAGAGACTCAGGGTATGTGTgcttgtgtgagtgtgtgggcGCATTTCAGACCCACCGGTGAGTTAGGCCTGATTTGGCCAACAGTAGCATTTTGCCCTTTTCCTCATTTCTATATTACCAATGCagtctttttaaatgtgtttgtcTTTCATTCTCCCTTACCTTATAGTTGTGTGTCCTTTCCGTTAAAGTGCCTTGGAGGTCTTTGAGGCGGTACGGGAAAGGGAAGTTGATACGTAAAGCACAAGTCAGAAGAAGTGTCCCTGCTCTCATTGTCTGATTACACTCTTTCACGTTTAAGTAGAGAAATAGTAGGAATAGACACAATCCAGCTGAAAAACTGTGGGGGCGTGTGTTTTCAATCTTGACAGTGCAGGGGGGCTTATTGGGGAGAAC belongs to Felis catus isolate Fca126 chromosome C1, F.catus_Fca126_mat1.0, whole genome shotgun sequence and includes:
- the CRYGB gene encoding gamma-crystallin B, translated to MGKITFYEDRGFQGRCYECSSDCPNLQPYFSRCNSIRVDSGCWMLYERPNYQGHQYFLRRGDYPDYQQWMGLSDSVRSCRLIPQHTGTFRMRIYEREDFRGQMSEITDDCLSLQDRFHLNEIHSVNVLDGCWVLYEMPSYRGRQYLLRPGEYRRYLDWGAMNAKVGSFRRVMDFY